The segment TAATCTACTTACTAGTTCCatggctttttttttgtcgactacTAGTTCCGTGGTTTAACTAATCCAAAACGTATATAACTAAGATTtcgaataataataaataaaatatatttagaaaccTCATAAGCATGATCTTGGTAGATGAGATGAAGATTTGAATTGAAAAAGGAacatcattattattattttttgaaacacagaAAAAGGAACATCATATTTCCtattttttcttaagaaaagaaaactaatagTAGTTTTGTATTAATAGCCGAAAGGTGAAAAAACACAACACCACTCTCCTATAATAAGCTTTCCGGCAAACCACTGTTCCTTGTTTCAGGTTAttactgaaaaagaaaaaaagaatctttTATAAACCCTACTCAGGAAAACTGCTAATTCCTAGTATAAAGTTGTACTTTCAGTAAAGAAAGGCGTCTTGACGAATCTGCCATACTTTCCCAAAGAATCTTACCATGGAAGCTCTCTCTACCTCAGCATACATCTCCAATGTTCCCGAGTTCAAGCTTCTCTTCAAATCTTCGTCCCAGTCTTCGTGTTGGCTGTGTAGTTCGCCAGCCAAGCGAATCCCCAAGCTGAGAACCAGGGATGGGTCAACTCACGGGCTCCGGATACAAGCTCTCTTACATAACGACCAGACACCAAGTGAAGGCGAAGATAATCTTCCCGAGAGAAGTAGTGAATTTAACTTCTTTCCTGGGGATATCTTCTCTTTGTCACAGGTGAGATTCTTTCAGTATTAATTATCTTCTTGATTTGGAGTTGCTACGCTTTAGCTAGTTCTTGACAGAATCTTGAATTGGTCTAGAAGATGAACTTGAAGTAGATAATTCCTTTTTGGATGGTTTGTTTTGGCATATAGGCTGTTAATAGCTGCTAATGTTTGTATTGTATGTAAAAGGAAAAGCTTGAGAGTGTAATCGATGTGGAGACATCTCTTACACTTCCTCAGGGTGCTGGTGGAAACCGAGCTGGGCTATTTAGAACTCCTATATCTGGTGGAGTTCAGAATGCTACATCAGCTCATGCCTTGCCTCGTCCTGCGTTAGCTGTACGCAACTTACTAGAGCAGGTTAAAAAAAATGTCCTTTAAGCTCCTTCAACTCGAACGAGTAAGATGATGAtaagttgtttttttgtgtggtctttctttcttttattgtaTGATTAAAGGCTAGGTTTGCTCATCTATGTACAATGATGTCTAAAATGCACCACCGTAGAGAAGGCTACCCATTTGGCTCTTTGGTTGATTTTGCACCTGATCGTATGGGCCGTAAGTCTCACCTATACAATGTCTTGAGTTTGCTGGCTGAGATTATAGATGCACATTTTCTTGAATGGCTTATTATATAAAGTACCTGGTTTTGGTTTCCAGATCCAATATTCTTACTTTCACCGTTGGCCATCCACACACGAAACCTCTTGGCTGAACCTAGATGCAGTCTCGTTGTTCAGGTAAACATTTGGCTATCGTGTTtcaactaaaaaaaatcaaaatgttcTCTCTAACGGGGTTTTGGCTGGCAGATGCCTGGATGGAGTTGCTTATCTAATGCAAGAGTGACATTATTTGGTGATGTGTACCCATTGTCCGATGATGAACAGGTTGGTGTCTTCACTAACTAGTTGCTAATCTTTTGGGTTCAGTTTAAATCCTATCTGCTAACCGTTGCAATCTCCAAGTTGTTATAATACCTCTGCTTGTGTTGGCATGTTAGGAGTGGGCTCATAAGCAATACATTGCAAAGCACCAGCACGGAACTTCCGAGCAGTGGGGAAACTTTCACTATTTTAGAATGCACAAcataaggttttttttttcctacctCCTAAATTACCAACTCATGTAGAAGGATGATATGATTGTTTTGTTTCCTATTCTACTTATGCATACTCAAATGTGACTATTGGTCAGTGATATATATTTCATTGGAGGCTTTGGAACGGTCGCATGGGTTGATGTCAAAGAGTATGAGGCCTTACAGCCAGACAATATCGCTGTTGATGGTGGTGAGCAGAACCTCAAGGTGCGCTGCTTCGTTTCCAAATCCTTTCTTGGTCCCCTTTACAAAACTCCAAATAAATTCTTGTCCTATGGGAAATTGAAACAGACTCTTACTTTTTACGGTTTACCTCTGGTAGGAACTAAATGCTATCTTTTCAAAGCCGCTTAGAGAGCTACTGTCTTCTGAATCAGAGGTAGACGACGCTGCTCTCATTTCTATTGATAGCAAAGGGATAGATGTACGTCTTCGTCAAGGTGCTCAGGTAAATAAAAGTAACATTGTATATAACAATTTTGGTCCAGTTGATACACATAATCATGCACAGTGCTTATCTGTGTTTCTCTTCTCTGTGTGTTTGGTTTTTTCAGTTCAACATACAAAGGCTAGCATTTGAGGAAGGTCATGGTGTTGAAACGCTAGAAGAAGCTAAAGCTGCACTATGGAAAGTGATAGAGAAGGTCAAACTGAACTATTTGCCGAAATGACCAAGAACCTTTGAGTTTCCAGAAATAACCAAACCTCCTTTTCtctatgttttttgtttgccCAAAATGGATGTCAATCTGGAACTACGGGATTGAGATCTgagtttaataaatatttggggTTTTATTGCTTTTAAGTTCGAAATTACCAAAGCCGTTAGGCCGGAAGAACAGCCAAGATCCTAATCAAAACtgaactaaaaaaacaaaacagatccGAGTCATAAAAATACATTCATATACCCATtggtctatatttgagaagttaTTTTGCCTCCTCTCTAcaatcaattttataaaaaaaaatatgacatggctactaaaattgatgacatgacttccgaaaaatatgacatggattatttcatttaatattgatttatatttttggtaaactttttagaatatggtaataactcataccttacatttaatattgatatttatttttagtaaacttctttaaatatgataatatcacatacatcatctataaaataaatatattcatatataacatttaaatttcgaaattatattttattttattttctataattatacaatttgtattactaaatctttaaaaaattgctacaatttttaaaaaaatttgatttctaatcgtaaaatcattagattcttatatatctacagattctataaatattgtttagttcaaatttttaataattatacaatatatttttaaataaaaaaatcattttatcttaatttaatatttaaataataaatctatatttaaaatatcggtaaaaaaataaaatctataatatttaataaaccttctacaatcagtttcacaaaaaaaataacatggctactaaaattgatgacatggtttccgaaaaatatgacatagattatttcatttaatgttgatttatatttttggtaaactttttaaaatatggtataACTCATacttacatttaatattgatatttatttctgGTAAACTTCTTTTAATATGGTAATATCACATAcattatctataaaataaatatattcatatatagcATTAAAACttcgaaattatattatattttattttcttataattatacaatttgtattactaaatctttaaaaattgctacaattttttaaaaaaattgatttctaaATCGTAAATCAttagattcttatatatctacagattctataaatattgttagttcaaatttttgataattatacaatatattttaaataaaaaatcattttatcttaatttaatatttaaatataataaaatccatatttaaatatcggtaaaaataataaaatctataatatttaataaaccttatttcaaatataaattaaattttgaaaacaattttactgcacatggtgcatgaaaacacctagtagAATGTTATAAAACATATCCcaatctaaatataaaatactattaaccAAAATTAGTGGGTATtccgaaaataaaataaaaaaccaaaaaaaaaaactaaaagaactTTTTTTAAAGGACTGATTCAGTGTGAAATctaaataactattttaaatatttaatttgataaaatattttaaaaaatgattaatgaaacataaaataatttttagattcGCAATGTATCTAAACAAagctataaaatatataaaaccgGATTATAATTTAAGAGACtaaactaaaaatctaaaatccaaaagaaaaatcaaattgaAATACGAGCACATACCGAAACGTCCAAAAGcataataattattagtaaTTACTGCAACTTCACACGACTTTTGTCAAAAGAGGAAAGATTGGTTTCTAGTGTTTTTTACAGTCCCCCTTGTCGGCTCCGTGACGAGAGAAAGAGATCCCcaatcttctccttcttctttcctctcttctctcctcctTCTTCATCTGCTGCTTGATTCAGTCAACCTCCGATGACGGAGATCGCTTCCACCTCCTCCGGCAGAGGCCACCACCAATCTCCGCCGGCGCCGATAATGAACTTAGCCGACGACCATCTCTTCACCGTCCTCCTTCTCCTCCCCGTGGACTCAATCCTCTCTTTCTCAGCCACCTGCAAGAGGTTCCGTAACCTCGCCTGCTCCGACAGCCTCTGGGAGTCTTTGTGGCGTAGAGAGTGGGGCCCGTCATCGGCTGAATCGGTGAAGTCATCATCGtcatcgtcttcctcttcttctcgaGACGGGCTGTTGTTAGTACCGTGGATGGTTCTGTTCAAGAGAGTGTGCAAGCTTGATTCCGTCTCTTGTCACAGAATCTCAAACCtagacgatgatgatgatgatgacgtgtcttcttcttcgttgcTACTACCGCTACCTAGAGCTTCACACTCTCTCAACTTCGTTACTGATTATCTCGTCCTCTTCGGTGGTGGCCGTGAAGGAGGTCTGAAAGTTTCTTTCCTTTCCTTTTGTTTTGATCCTATTGTCCTCttatgtttctttgtttctttacaGGACGACATCTTGATGATACATGGACTGCTTACGTTGGAGAGAGCAACCAGAAGACGTTGAAGTGGAAGAAAGCTGATTCAGTCACACCCGGTGGGAGGTTCGGACACACCTGCGTCGTCATAGGAGACAGCCTGGTCTTGTTCGGAGGGATAAACGACCGTGGAGAGCGGCTGAACGACACGTGGATAGGTCGTGTTGGTTGCCACGGGAAGCAGCTGCTGTGGAAGCTACTGATCGTCGTCGCGGGAGCTCTGAAGCCGCCTCCTCGAGGTGCTCATGCCGCTTCTTGTATCTCGGAGAAGACGATGGTCGTGCAAGGAGGAATCGGTTTGAGCGGAGTGAGACTTGGGGACACATGGATTCTCGAGCTTTCGGAGGATCTGAACTCGGGGACGTGGCACGAGGTCGTGTCTAATGCCTTGCTGCCGCCGCGGTCGGGGCATACTCTGACTTACATAAGAGAGAACCAAGTGGTTCTGTTTGGAGGTAGAGGGTTGGGGTATGATGTGCTTAACGATGTTTGGCTGTTGGATACTCAGGAGCAGTGTGAACGTTGGATACAGATATTCTATGACTTTCAAGACTTGGAG is part of the Raphanus sativus cultivar WK10039 chromosome 5, ASM80110v3, whole genome shotgun sequence genome and harbors:
- the LOC108857441 gene encoding uncharacterized protein LOC108857441 isoform X1 yields the protein MEALSTSAYISNVPEFKLLFKSSSQSSCWLCSSPAKRIPKLRTRDGSTHGLRIQALLHNDQTPSEGEDNLPERSSEFNFFPGDIFSLSQEKLESVIDVETSLTLPQGAGGNRAGLFRTPISGGVQNATSAHALPRPALAVRNLLEQARFAHLCTMMSKMHHRREGYPFGSLVDFAPDRMGHPIFLLSPLAIHTRNLLAEPRCSLVVQMPGWSCLSNARVTLFGDVYPLSDDEQEWAHKQYIAKHQHGTSEQWGNFHYFRMHNISDIYFIGGFGTVAWVDVKEYEALQPDNIAVDGGEQNLKELNAIFSKPLRELLSSESEVDDAALISIDSKGIDVRLRQGAQFNIQRLAFEEGHGVETLEEAKAALWKVIEKVKLNYLPK
- the LOC108863190 gene encoding F-box/kelch-repeat protein At1g51550; translated protein: MTEIASTSSGRGHHQSPPAPIMNLADDHLFTVLLLLPVDSILSFSATCKRFRNLACSDSLWESLWRREWGPSSAESVKSSSSSSSSSSRDGLLLVPWMVLFKRVCKLDSVSCHRISNLDDDDDDDVSSSSLLLPLPRASHSLNFVTDYLVLFGGGREGGRHLDDTWTAYVGESNQKTLKWKKADSVTPGGRFGHTCVVIGDSLVLFGGINDRGERLNDTWIGRVGCHGKQLLWKLLIVVAGALKPPPRGAHAASCISEKTMVVQGGIGLSGVRLGDTWILELSEDLNSGTWHEVVSNALLPPRSGHTLTYIRENQVVLFGGRGLGYDVLNDVWLLDTQEQCERWIQIFYDFQDLEESASLPRVGHSATLILGGRILIYGGEDTFRHKKDDFWALDVKTIPSKGLQVDGGAVCLNGSKAWKRLDGVSYRPKGRSFHRACADSSGRYVYVFGGMVDGLNLAVTSSLRFENELFMVELLLGL
- the LOC108857441 gene encoding uncharacterized protein LOC108857441 isoform X2, which gives rise to MEALSTSAYISNVPEFKLLFKSSSQSSCWLCSSPAKRIPKLRTRDGSTHGLRIQALLHNDQTPSEGEDNLPERSSEFNFFPGDIFSLSQLESVIDVETSLTLPQGAGGNRAGLFRTPISGGVQNATSAHALPRPALAVRNLLEQARFAHLCTMMSKMHHRREGYPFGSLVDFAPDRMGHPIFLLSPLAIHTRNLLAEPRCSLVVQMPGWSCLSNARVTLFGDVYPLSDDEQEWAHKQYIAKHQHGTSEQWGNFHYFRMHNISDIYFIGGFGTVAWVDVKEYEALQPDNIAVDGGEQNLKELNAIFSKPLRELLSSESEVDDAALISIDSKGIDVRLRQGAQFNIQRLAFEEGHGVETLEEAKAALWKVIEKVKLNYLPK